The following coding sequences are from one Anguilla rostrata isolate EN2019 chromosome 16, ASM1855537v3, whole genome shotgun sequence window:
- the LOC135242542 gene encoding P3 protein-like — protein sequence MENRVSATPLRPLSAKTMRTVLAFGCLFFVTRGEDPQTPTAGMSIANQNSNVTASGDRRYIHIGDGTAQEFEFPENTKGVIVIWSQYRSAAGWRGRESSSQTVNVHSLNPEVLAILNVSDSGREGPVRSYVVGIRSGVAGQALLRIQLMDLDQDSRSVLVEERSDYSIRVSPESDDPSGEHFQSGGLSHFSENPLLFALLPLIFINKCAFGCKVEVEVLRSLGRSPVPLLLGVASQFLVMPVYAYCLSWLASLPKAQALGLVITCSAPGGGGGYLYSLLLGGDVTLAISMTLVSTVAAAAMMPLSSALYGWLLGVHAALHVPFVKILGTLLFIAIPISLGVAVKLRLPGLSRALLALIRPFSFLLIVGGVFMAYRMGASILARVRPRIVVAGVTVPVFGLLLGYAAARGAGLDSPRRRTVAIEVGVQNSLLALAVMQLSFRRSEADFASQAPFIVALSSTSEMLLLVLAHLAHRWLRPPAPTDT from the coding sequence ATGGAGAACCGCGTTTCTGCGACGCCTCTCCGCCCTCTGTCCGCCAAAACGATGAGGACGGTCCTAGCATTTGGTTGTCTCTTCTTTGTCACCAGAGGAGAAGACCCACAGACGCCAACAGCGGGCATGTCCATAGCTAACCAAAACAGTAACGTAACGGCCAGCGGCGACAGGAGATACATACACATCGGCGATGGGACGGCGCAGGAATTTGAATTTCCCGAAAACACCAAGGGAGTGATTGTAATTTGGAGCCAGTATCGGAGCGCAGCTGGCTGGAGGGGCCGGGAGAGCTCGAGTCAGACGGTGAATGTGCACTCTCTAAACCCGGAGGTTCTGGCCATCCTGAACGTGAGCGACAGCGGGCGTGAGGGGCCGGTGAGGAGCTACGTGGTCGGCATCAGGTCGGGCGTGGCCGGGCAAGCGCTGTTGCGAATCCAGCTAATGGACCTGGACCAGGACTCCCGGTCGGTCCTGGTGGAGGAGCGGTCCGATTACTCCATCAGGGTGTCCCCCGAGAGCGACGACCCGTCCGGCGAGCACTTCCAGTCGGGCGGGCTGTCCCACTTCTCGGAGAACCCGCTCCTCTTCGCCCTGCTGCCCCTCATCTTCATAAACAAGTGTGCCTTTGGCTGcaaggtggaggtggaggtgctgCGGTCCCTGGGCCGCAGCCCGGTGCCCCTGCTCCTGGGCGTGGCCAGCCAGTTCCTGGTCATGCCCGTGTACGCCTACTGCCTGTCCTGGTTGGCATCTCTGCCCAAAGCTCAGGCCCTGGGGCTGGTCATCACCTGCTCCgccccggggggagggggcgggtacCTCTACAGCCTGCTGCTGGGCGGCGACGTCACGCTGGCCATCTCCATGACGCTGGTCTCcacggtggcggcggcggccatgATGCCCCTGTCCTCGGCCCTGTACGGGTGGCTGCTGGGCGTGCACGCCGCGCTGCACGTGCCCTTCGTCAAGATCCTGGGCACCCTCCTCTTCATCGCCATCCCCATCTCGCTGGGCGTGGCGGTCAAGCTGCGGCTGCCGGGGCTGAGCCGCGCCCTGCTGGCGCTGATCCGCCCCTTCAGCTTCCTGCTGATCGTGGGCGGGGTCTTCATGGCGTACCGCATGGGCGCGTCCATCCTGGCGCGGGTGCGGCCGCGCATCGTGGTGGCGGGCGTGACCGTGCCGGTGTTCGGGCTGCTGCTGGGCTACGCGGcggcgcggggggcggggctggactCGCCGCGGCGCCGGACGGTGGCCATCGAGGTGGGCGTGCAGAACAGCCTCCTGGCGCTGGCCGTCATGCAGCTGTCCTTCCGGAGGTCCGAGGCGGACTTCGCCTCGCAGGCGCCCTTCATCGTGGCGCTCAGCAGCACCTCCGAGAtgctcctcctcgtcctcgccCACCTGGCCCAccgctggctccgccccccggcccccacggACACCTGA
- the chmp1a gene encoding charged multivesicular body protein 1a, whose amino-acid sequence MDDTLFQLKFTAKQLEKLAKKAEKDSKSEQAKVKKALQQKNVECARVYAENAIRKKNEGLNWLRMASRVDAVASKVQTAVTMKGVTKNMAQVTKALDKALGSMDLQKVSAVMDKFETQVQNLDVHTSVMEDSMSSATTLTTPQEQVDDLIVQIAEESGLEVMDQLSQLPAGATSLGEGSSRTQDKEDLLSRRLAALRN is encoded by the exons ATGGATG ACACACTCTTCCAGTTAAAG TTCACAGCCAAGCAGCTGGAAAAGCTAGCTAAAAAGGCAGAGAAAGACTCGAAGTCAGAGCAGGCAAAGGTTAAGAAG GCTCTGCAGCAGAAGAACGTGGAGTGCGCGCGGGTGTACGCAGAGAATGCCATCCGTAAGAAGAACGAGGGGCTGAACTGGCTCCGCATGGCGTCCCGCGTCGACGCCGTCGCCTCCAAGGTGCAGACTGCGGTCACCATGAAGGGG GTAACGAAGAACATGGCGCAGGTGACCAAGGCCCTGGACAAGGCCCTGGGCTCCATGGACCTGCAGAAGGTGTCGGCCGTCATGGACAAGTTCGAGACGCAGGTCCAGAACCTGGACGTCCACACCTCC gTGATGGAGGACTCCATGAGCTCGGCCACCACGCTGACCACGCCCCAGGAGCAGGTGGACGACCTCATCGTGCAGATCGCGGAGGAGAGCGGGCTGGAGGTGATGGACCAGCTGAGCCAGCTGCCCGCTGGGGCCACGTCGCTGGGCGAGGGCTCCTCCCGCACGCAGGATAAGGAGGACCTGCTCTCCCGCAG ACTGGCTGCCTTGCGGAACTGA